A window of the Juglans microcarpa x Juglans regia isolate MS1-56 chromosome 5D, Jm3101_v1.0, whole genome shotgun sequence genome harbors these coding sequences:
- the LOC121264204 gene encoding uncharacterized protein LOC121264204, whose amino-acid sequence MSTCSNAQSTEAGHVSRHNACPDSESHQSSLKTEEDEDEDVDFNPFLKETPSPEASSSLSSEIDGLNGNVFDTGGKIVDIGEGNNPSKPTSEVQNYVIRALEHGEEETLMQATVSPEGVCERELQNSVAQNPKKRKSALNSPLKTGTVQTKENDTGADSNDVMIGELSNTQYSQKPISDLENEDAICTRTRARYSLASFSLDELETFLQETDDDDDLQNVDDELEYRKFLAAVLHGGDGDGQSNQENENVDEEDEDNDADFEIELEELLESDVDECNREKAQKECNGTGRRPETRQNRRQKDSAQYQKKLSGQAKRPLRPLLPVLPNGPFAPFPITDGKTSMPDSCTAEDGFIRGFTPHQVGQLHCLIHEHVQLLVQVFSLCVLDSSRQHIASQVRGLIFEILQKRNEVLAWKNVPYPSICFYPPYVCSSVPDELPKIAPAQYTLESCATFDAQRACSNQMAASQNMSPSNGRCEYVSIGHVGSLQNNEGFSWVPFISGLVLSILDVAPLNLAGRYMDDVYTAVQDYRQRQVKSASDAPFVREPLFPFPCFPSYPEANCEVLRGPIASAVKTVPISPSQQPPKKTLAAALVESTKRQSVALVPKEISKLAQRFFPFFNPSLFPHKPPPAAVVNRVLFTDAEDELLALGLMEYNTDWKAIQQRFLPCKSKNQIFVRQKNRCSSKAPENPIKAVRRMKTSPLTVEEIAYIQEGLKLYKLDWMSVWRFVVPHRDPSLLPRQWRIALGTQKSYKQDAAKKEKRRLYEARRRKCKTADLTSWQTVSEKEDNQAENNGGENNSGDDSVDNAGETHQASSADWRPGTFSLISSAHPCSNLNEKILPKDRLRQEGTTISKQLNYNGSREAQPQTGIMHKFPPLSQHTQRPYSSCQVNSARNCAFNTMEPNHPASFMTSNSNKSPFCLRPYRARRNSSATNSRIVKLAPDLPPVNLPRSVRIVSQTDFKGCQFGAPTKVSAAGVGIGNSGIEDVVSRNPRAVKLGTPHLVKSRRNESGPLQDNVLHSHAEESEVVKDKCLLDERRSDSDLQMHPLPFQAPEDGHLLHYPSNCGTSTSTSFSFFSGNRPQLNINLVHNPQLENYVQRFNKSLKSKDFTSVTSGIDFQQLLQRTEDVCTDSAAACSTAHLSTGLDGKSGPSGQLQSPFDGLQTESLVSHGLASGPNPPTEKANELDLEIHLSYTSRKGEGVESSDVTAHNPAMSVIAAAATRTQNISYPPCSTVSTNLISGGHGLTIPSNNISRYNVDDIGDQSHPEIVMEQEELSDSDEETEEHVEFECEEMADSEGEDGSGCEQIVEMQNKDGKNLTVENQVTVASGGDKQCEPMTCCHPQGDVCILVKDITPSLELGLSNQGKDDTSNSSWLSLDSCAPDRLLNSNTKHEERGIGEGPATENLSSCRPIRSCNKKKPSTKVTVQKHAMDMARQLSLGPLAISTLKKPRKRAYRTNTSLNVRLSFGSSSSDGKDRLD is encoded by the exons ATGTCTACATGTTCAAATGCACAATCAACTGAGGCTGGGCATGTTAGTCGTCATAATGCTTGCCCTGATTCTGAAAGCCATCAAAGTTCTTTGAAAACTgaggaggatgaagatgaagatgtagATTTCAATCCCTTTCTAAAGGAAACCCCTTCACCAGAAGCTTCTTCGAGCTTGAGCTCTGAAATTGATGGTTTGAATGGGAATGTTTTTGACACTGGTGGAAAGATTGTTGATATTGGTGAAGGAAATAATCCATCAAAGCCAACTAGTGAGGTGCAAAATTATGTCATTAGAGCTCTTGAGCACGGTGAAGAGGAAACATTGATGCAAGCTACAGTTTCTCCCGAAGGAGTGTGTGAGAGGGAATTGCAAAATTCTGTTGCCCAAAATCCCAAGAAGCGAAAATCTGCCTTAAACTCTCCATTAAAAACTGGTACCGTccaaacaaaggaaaatgacaCTGGAGCTGATTCTAATGATGTTATGATTGGAGAGTTAAGTAATACACAATATTCCCAAAAGCCCATATCAGATTTAGAGAATGAGGATGCTATCTGCACACGCACTAGGGCCCGTTATTCCCTTGCAAGTTTCTCGCTTGACGAACTGGAGacttttcttcaagaaactgatgatgatgatgacctTCAAAATGTTGATGATGAACTAGAGTACAGGAAGTTTCTTGCTGCTGTTTTACATGGTGGAGATGGCGATGGCCAGTCAAATCAAGAGaatgaaaatgttgatgaagaagatgaagataatgATGCCGATTTTGAGATAGAGCTTGAAGAGCTGCTGGAGAGTGATGTAGATGAATGTAATAGGGAAAAGGCCCAAAAGGAGTGCAATGGAACTGGACGACGGCCGGAAACTAGGCAGAATAGGCGGCAAAAAGACTCTGCCCAATATCAAAAGAAGCTTTCAGGACAGGCAAAGAGGCCACTACGTCCCCTCTTGCCAGTTTTGCCAAATGGACCCTTTGCACCCTTCCCTATTACTGATGGGAAAACCTCAATGCCTGATTCTTGTACAGCGGAAGATGGTTTTATTAGAGGATTTACTCCCCATCAAGTTGGCCAGTTACATTGTTTGATACACGAGCATGTGCAACTTCTCGTTCAAGTATTTTCTCTGTGTGTTCTTGACTCTTCTCGGCAACACATTGCCTCCCAGGTTCGTGGACTGATTTTTGAGATACTTCAAAAACGGAATGAAGTATTAGCATGGAAAAATGTCCCATATCCTAGCATTTGCTTTTACCCTCCATATGTTTGCTCATCCGTGCCAGATGAACTTCCCAAAATTGCCCCTGCACAATACACCTTAGAATCATGTGCTACATTTGATGCACAAAGAGCGTGCTCTAATCAGATGGCGGCTTCTCAAAACATGTCTCCTTCTAATGGGAGATGTGAATATGTTTCTATTGGGCACGTGGGTTCCTTACAAAACAATGAGGGCTTTTCCTGGGTGCCTTTTATAAGCGGTCTTGTACTGTCCATCTTGGATGTAGCTCCACTCAATTTAGCTGGAAGGTATATGGATGATGTTTATACTG CTGTTCAGGACTATCGACAGCGTCAGGTGAAATCTGCTAGTGATGCTCCCTTTGTAAGAGAACCACTGTTTCCCTTTCCTTGTTTCCCATCATATCCTGAAGCTAATTGTGAAGTTTTAAGGGGGCCCATTGCCTCAGCTGTTAAAACGGTGCCAATTTCACCCAGTCAACAGCCACCTAAAAAAACATTGGCTGCTGCACTTGTTGAAAGTACCAAGAGGCAATCGGTTGCTTTAGTTCCAAAAGAAATTTCAAAGCTAGCTCAAAGatttttccctttcttcaaTCCATCATTATTTCCACATAAACCACCCCCTGCAGCTGTCGTAAATCGGGTGCTTTTCACCGATGCAGAGGATGA GCTATTAGCACTGGGATTGATGGAATATAATACAGATTGGAAGGCGATTCAACAACGTTTTCTTCCTTGCAAGTCGAAGAATCAG ATTTTTGTTAGGCAAAAAAATCGCTGCTCATCTAAAGCACCGGAAAATCCCATAAAG GCAGTTCGAAGAATGAAAACCTCTCCATTGACTGTGGAAGAGATTGCATACATTCAGGAG GGACTTAAGCTTTATAAATTGGATTGGATGTCTGTGTGGAGATTTGTTGTTCCACATAGAGATCCATCTTTATTACCTCGGCAGTGGCGCATTGCCCTTGGAACTCAGAAGTCATATAAGCAGGATGCAGCAAAAAAGGAGAAGAGACGATTATATGAAGCTAGAAGAAGAAAGTGCAAAACTGCAGATCTGACAAGTTGGCAAACTGTATCTGAAAAGGAG GACAATCAGGCTGAAAATAATGGCGGGGAGAATAACAGTGGAGATGATAGCGTAGATAATGCAGGTGAAACGCACCAGGCATCTTCAGCAGATTGGAGGCCTGGTACCTTCAGTCTCATTTCTTCTGCTCATCCTTGCTCAAATCTCAATGAAAAAATACTTCCTAAGGATAGACTGCGTCAAGAAGGGACTACAATCAGTAAACAGCTAAACTATAATGGGTCTAGAGAGGCTCAACCCCAGACTGGTATCATGCACAAGTTTCCACCTTTGTCACAGCATACGCAGCGACCCTATAGTTCATGTCAGGTAAATAGCGCTAGAAATTGTGCATTTAATACCATGGAACCAAATCATCCGGCTTCTTTTATGACATCAAATAGCAACAAATCCCCATTCTGTTTACGGCCTTATCGGGCTCGTAGAAATAGTAGTGCCACTAATTCCCGCATAGTGAAATTAGCACCGGACTTGCCACCTGTGAATCTTCCACGATCTGTTCGTATAGTCTCTCAGACAGACTTCAAAGGTTGTCAGTTTGGAGCACCCACTAAGGTTTCTGCTGCTGGAGTTGGTATTGGTAATTCTGGAATAGAAGATGTAGTTTCTCGTAATCCTCGTGCTGTGAAATTGGGAACCCCCCATTTAGTAAAATCTCGACGGAATGAAAGCGGTCCACTGCAAGACAATGTTTTACATTCGCATGCAGAAGAATCTGAAGTTGTTAAGGATAAATGTCTTCTGGATGAAAGACGTTCTGATTCTGATCTTCAGATGCATCCTTTACCCTTCCAGGCCCCTGAAGATGGGCATTTGCTACATTATCCATCGAACTGCGGCACTAGTACTTCTACTTCTTTCAGTTTCTTTTCAGGAAATCGGCCTCAGTTGAATATAAATCTCGTGCATAATCCTCAGCTTGAAAACTATGTTCAACGTTTTAATAAATCATTGAAGTCAAAGGATTTTACTTCAGTAACTTCTGGCATTGACTTCCAACAACTGCTACAAAGAACTGAAGATGTCTGTACTGATTCTGCTGCTGCCTGCTCAACTGCACACCTATCTACTGGTTTGGATGGAAAATCTGGACCATCTGGTCAGCTTCAAAGTCCTTTTGATGGTCTCCAGACCGAGTCACTAGTAAGTCATGGTCTAGCTTCTGGTCCTAATCCCCCTACTGAGAAGGCTAATGAGCTAGACTTGGAGATCCACCTAAGTTATACATCCAGAAAGGGGGAGGGTGTGGAAAGCAGTGATGTGACAGCACATAATCCAGCAATGTCAGTAATTGCAGCAGCCGCAACTAGAACTCAAAACATCAGTTATCCTCCTTGTTCCACAGTCAGTACCAACCTTATTTCAGGTGGCCATGGATTGACAATACCAAGTAATAACATCAGCAGATACAACGTGGATGATATTGGTGACCAGTCTCATCCAGAGATTGTGATGGAACAGGAAGAGTTGAGTGACTCTGATGAAGAAACTGAAGAACATGTAGAGTTTGAGTGTGAGGAGATGGCTGATTCTGAAGGAGAGGACGGATCAGGATGTGAACAAATTGTTGAGATGCAAAATAAG GACGGCAAGAATTTGACAGTGGAAAATCAAGTGACAGTTGCTTCTGGTGGTGATAAACAATGTGAACCAATGACCTGTTGTCATCCTCAAGGTGATGTTTGCATCCTTGTAAAGGACATCACTCCTTCCCTAGAGTTGGGTTTGTCTAATCAAGGAAAGGATGATACTAGTAATTCTTCATGGTTGAGTTTAGATTCATGTGCACCAGATCGTCTTTTGAACTCAAATACTAAGCATGAAGAGAGAGGTATAGGTGAAGGTCCTGCAACAGAAAATTTGTCTTCATGTCGTCCTATCAGATCTTGCAATAAGAAAAAACCAAGTACAAAAGTTACTGTGCAGAAACATGCTATGGATATGGCACGGCAGCTGAGCCTTGGTCCTCTTGCCATTTCCACTTTGAAAAAACCAAGGAAGCGTGCATACAGAACTAATACAAGTTTGAATGTAAGATTGTCTTTTGGAAGCTCCAGCAGTGATGGTAAAGATAGGCTTGATTGA
- the LOC121264206 gene encoding pentatricopeptide repeat-containing protein At1g11710, mitochondrial — MFLSFCLTKGSTFIRRGFHVGKQFSNPSTEDIVFSAICVNLKQRRWRILEQMWRSLDNSLVCRVILEFQNSPQLALEFYNWVGEKKKFSHSLESSCTVIHLLVNSRRFDDALALMGILMCVAGVPPLKALEGLANSYKGCDSSPAVFDALIRACTQIGDTDGAYEVIKKLRTKSYSVTIHAWNNFLGHLLKLNEIHRFWEVYREMISYGYSENVNTFNLVVYALCKECRLPEAVSIFYRMLKNGIWPNVVTFNMIIDGACKMGDLALYLKLLRKMEVMSGGFVQPNSVTYNCVINGLCKIGSVGSAKKVHNEMTKLGIESNERTYATLIDGYARGGRLEEAFKLCNEMVERGLIPNAVVYNTVIHWLYKERDIEGASLLLSDMIDKHICPDQFTYSILIKGLCINGYMTEALKLNNQIMERNLTTDAFPHNILIDYMCRNKNLAGAKQLLGSMFVHGFTPDLVTYGSLIDVFCKEGNVVHAVQVYDKMIKVEESPNLVIYNILLNGLCREASMDVAKLLVDVLSRKGLLDAITYNTLINGYFLGGKADEAFAMVTEMRKVGILENRVTYNILINFFCKFGCFREAKDLLKMMVLRGIVPDFITYTTLVTHFSKNCSPEEVIELHDEMVLKGVIPDRQTYKTIVSPLLHEDNAKTAV, encoded by the coding sequence ATGTTTTTGAGCTTCTGTTTAACCAAAGGAAGTACTTTCATCCGCCGAGGCTTCCACGTAGGTAAGCAGTTCTCAAATCCAAGTACTGAGGATATTGTCTTTAGCGCAATTTGCGTTAATTTAAAGCAGAGGAGATGGAGAATCTTGGAGCAAATGTGGCGGAGTCTCGACAATTCTTTAGTGTGTCGTGTCATTCTCGAGTTTCAGAACTCGCCGCAGTTAGCTTTAGAGTTTTACAATTGGGttggagagaagaagaaattttcaCACTCATTGGAATCTTCTTGTACTGTAATTCATTTGTTGGTCAACTCAAGGAGATTCGATGATGCCTTGGCTCTTATGGGGATTTTGATGTGTGTAGCTGGCGTGCCTCCCCTGAAGGCTTTGGAAGGGTTGGCTAATAGTTATAAAGGATGTGATTCAAGTCCAGCAGTGTTTGACGCATTGATCAGGGCTTGTACTCAGATTGGGGACACTGATGGTGCTTATGAAGTGATCAAGAAGTTGAGGACCAAGAGTTATTCAGTTACGATTCATGCTTGGAATAACTTTTTGGGTCACCTATTGAAGTTGAATGAGATCCATAGGTTTTGGGAGGTGTACAGGGAAATGATTTCGTATGGGTATAGTGAAAATGTGAATACTTTCAATTTGGTTGTTTATGCGCTTTGTAAGGAATGCAGATTACCAGAAGCAGTCTCAATATTTTACCGGATGTTGAAGAATGGAATTTGGCCTAATGTTGTTACTTttaacatgatcatagatgGAGCTTGCAAGATGGGTGACTTGGCTCTTTACTTGAAGCTTCTGAGGAAGATGGAAGTGATGTCAGGGGGGTTTGTACAACCCAATTCAGTTACTTACAATTGTGTCATTAATGGGTTGTGCAAGATAGGGAGTGTAGGATCTGCAAAGAAAGTGCATAATGAGATGACTAAGTTGGGTATTGAGTCCAATGAAAGGACCTATGCGACTCTGATAGATGGGTATGCAAGAGGAGGGAGGTTGGAGGAGGCTTTTAAGTTGTGTAACGAAATGGTGGAAAGGGGCTTAATTCCTAATGCTGTTGTTTACAATACAGTTATCCATTGGCTGTACAAGGAGAGAGATATTGAGGGAGCTTCTTTGCTATTGTCTGACATGATTGATAAGCATATATGCCCTGATCAATTCACCTACTCAATCCTCATAAAGGGGCTTTGCATAAATGGATACATGACAGAAGCTCTTAAACTAAATAACCAGATTATGGAAAGGAACCTCACTACAGATGCTTTTCCTCACAATATCCTCATCGATTATATGtgcagaaacaaaaatttaGCAGGGGCTAAGCAACTGCTGGGCAGTATGTTTGTTCATGGTTTTACCCCTGACCTCGTTACATATGGTAGTTTGATTGATGTGTTCTGCAAGGAAGGAAATGTAGTGCATGCGGTTCAGGTCTATGACAAAATGATAAAGGTGGAAGAAAGTCCCAACTTGGTTATATACAATATTCTTCTAAATGGTTTATGCAGAGAAGCGTCAATGGATGTTGCTAAACTTTTGGTAGATGTTTTAAGCAGGAAGGGTTTACTCGATGCTATAACCTATAATACTTTGATAAATGGCTATTTCCTCGGTGGGAAGGCTGATGAGGCATTTGCGATGGTAACGGAAATGAGAAAGGTGGGGATTTTGGAGAACAGAGTCACTTACAACATATTAATCAACTTCTTTTGCAAGTTTGGGTGTTTTCGAGAAGCAAAAGACCTTTTGAAGATGATGGTTCTTCGTGGCATTGTTCCTGATTTCATAACATATACAACTCTTGTTACCCATTTCAGTAAGAATTGCAGTCCAGAGGAAGTGATTGAATTGCATGATGAGATGGTGCTTAAGGGAGTAATCCCTGATAGACAAACATATAAGACGATTGTTAGCCCACTTCTTCACGAAGACAATGCAAAGACTGCAGTTTAG
- the LOC121264208 gene encoding ATP synthase gamma chain, chloroplastic-like, which translates to MTCSNMTIWVSSKPSLPDASSLSFRSFLNPFQVPSNNFASCSPSQSVTPIHCGLCELRGRIDSVKNTQKITEAMKLVAAAKVRRAQEAVVNGRPFSETLVEVLYNINEQLQTEDIDVPLTNVRPVKKVALVVVTGDRGLCGSFNNSIIKKAEARIAELKDLGFDYTVISVGKKGNTYFLWRPYIPVDKFIEGKTLPTAKEAQAIGDDVFSLFVSEEVDKVELLYTKFVSLVKSDWIIHTLLPLSPKGEICDVNGNCVDAAEDEFFRLTTKEGKLTVERDTVRTQTAEFWSILQFEQDPVQILDALLPLYLNSQILRALQESLASELAARMSAMSSATDNAVELKKNLSILYNRERQAKITGEILEIVAGANALT; encoded by the coding sequence ATGACCTGCTCAAATATGACAATCTGGGTGTCCTCAAAACCTTCTCTTCCTGATGCTTCTTCACTTTCTTTCCGTTCCTTTCTCAACCCTTTTCAGGTTCCTTCCAATAATTTTGCCTCTTGCAGCCCCTCTCAATCGGTGACCCCAATCCACTGTGGTCTTTGTGAGCTCCGAGGCCGTATTGATTCTGTGAAGAACACCCAGAAGATCACTGAGGCTATGAAACTTGTTGCTGCTGCTAAAGTCAGAAGAGCGCAAGAAGCCGTCGTTAATGGAAGACCCTTTTCAGAAACTCTGGTAGAAGTTCTTTACAACATCAATGAGCAGCTACAAACTGAAGACATAGATGTCCCTCTTACTAATGTTAGGCCTGTCAAGAAGGTTGCCTTGGTTGTTGTCACCGGTGATAGGGGTCTTTGCGGCAGTTTCAACAATTCAATTATTAAGAAAGCCGAAGCCAGGATTGCTGAACTGAAGGATCTTGGTTTTGATTATACTGTTATTAGTGTAGGTAAAAAGGGAAACACGTACTTCCTTTGGAGGCCTTATATTCCGGTTGATAAGTTTATTGAGGGTAAAACACTCCCTACTGCCAAAGAAGCTCAGGCCATTGGTGATGACGTTTTCTCACTCTTTGTTAGTGAAGAGGTGGATAAGGTAGAGCTTTTGTACACCAAATTCGTATCCTTGGTGAAGTCCGATTGGATTATTCATACCTTGCTACCTCTCTCACCAAAGGGAGAAATTTGTGATGTGAATGGAAACTGTGTGGATGCTGCTGAGGACGAGTTCTTCAGACTTACAACCAAGGAAGGAAAACTGACGGTGGAGAGAGATACTGTTAGGACGCAGACAGCTGAATTCTGGTCCATTTTGCAGTTTGAGCAGGACCCAGTTCAGATTCTTGATGCTTTGCTGCCTCTCTATTTGAACAGCCAGATTTTGAGGGCATTGCAGGAATCACTAGCCAGTGAGCTGGCTGCTAGGATGAGTGCCATGAGCAGTGCTACTGATAATGCAGTGGAGTTGAAGAAGAACCTGTCTATTCTCTACAATAGAGAGCGCCAGGCGAAAATCACGGGTGAGATATTGGAGATTGTTGCTGGTGCCAATGCTTTAACCTAG